From a region of the Sphingopyxis sp. YR583 genome:
- a CDS encoding efflux RND transporter periplasmic adaptor subunit translates to MQNHPEFQAPPQIHRAIPPDQGSLAALLQFEGELRRWPTVPELVYHIANETRRIIAYDQMFVLRHARIGEGFQVIAASSLATIDRNAPLIQAVEKTIAALAADATIDQPRAFASNILHQDAALADYPFGAWYWQPLHDANGAAFAGLIVARATPMREGEAIRLDRLGETAGHAWRALAGGVPVRRVRKFGPRERKGLVVLLTGIALFPVQMTALAPVEVVSARPFVVAAPFSGVIKSIDVAPNAAVKAGQPVLTLDDTKVRNELEQAAEKLQVARARVERSTSAAFEPDDETRDITIMRAEYDVAEADYAYARDMLSRSHIVAPRAGVALYSDRRDWEGRAVNVGDPILQIVNPEDIELRIDLPTKEQMELAPGNQVKAWLDAQPLWSIDARLENVSYQSRQTASGVLAFTVTAKPIGAKPRIGSRGTAKVYGRWAPLSYVLLRRPISSLRQYLGL, encoded by the coding sequence ATGCAAAATCATCCTGAATTTCAGGCTCCGCCGCAAATTCATCGGGCGATCCCGCCCGATCAGGGCAGCCTTGCGGCGTTGTTGCAGTTTGAGGGCGAACTGCGCCGTTGGCCGACGGTGCCCGAACTCGTGTATCACATCGCCAATGAAACGCGGCGGATCATCGCTTATGACCAGATGTTCGTCCTGCGCCACGCCCGGATCGGCGAGGGATTTCAGGTTATCGCGGCGTCGAGCCTGGCGACGATCGATCGCAACGCGCCGCTGATCCAGGCGGTCGAGAAGACGATCGCAGCGCTGGCGGCCGACGCAACGATCGACCAGCCGCGTGCCTTCGCTTCCAATATATTGCATCAGGATGCGGCGCTCGCCGACTATCCCTTTGGTGCATGGTATTGGCAGCCCCTGCATGATGCCAATGGCGCGGCCTTTGCTGGGCTCATCGTCGCGCGTGCGACGCCGATGCGCGAAGGGGAGGCAATCCGGCTCGATCGGCTCGGCGAAACCGCGGGTCATGCCTGGCGCGCGCTGGCAGGCGGAGTTCCCGTGCGCCGCGTCCGCAAATTCGGCCCACGCGAACGCAAGGGGCTCGTCGTGTTGCTGACCGGGATCGCTCTGTTTCCGGTGCAGATGACGGCGCTGGCGCCGGTCGAGGTCGTGTCGGCACGTCCTTTCGTTGTCGCCGCGCCGTTTTCGGGGGTGATCAAGAGCATCGACGTTGCGCCCAATGCGGCGGTCAAGGCCGGGCAGCCCGTGCTGACGCTCGACGACACCAAGGTGCGCAACGAGCTGGAGCAGGCGGCCGAAAAGCTGCAGGTCGCGCGCGCACGGGTTGAGCGGTCGACCAGCGCCGCCTTCGAACCCGACGACGAAACCCGCGACATAACCATCATGCGCGCCGAATATGACGTGGCAGAGGCCGATTACGCCTATGCACGCGACATGCTGTCGCGCTCGCATATCGTCGCGCCGCGCGCGGGCGTTGCGCTATATAGCGACCGCCGCGATTGGGAGGGGCGCGCCGTCAACGTCGGCGACCCGATCCTCCAGATTGTGAACCCTGAGGATATCGAACTGCGCATCGATTTGCCGACCAAAGAACAGATGGAACTCGCGCCCGGCAACCAAGTCAAGGCATGGCTCGATGCCCAGCCCTTGTGGTCGATCGACGCGCGACTGGAGAATGTCAGCTATCAGTCGCGCCAGACGGCGAGCGGCGTGCTGGCCTTTACCGTGACTGCCAAGCCGATCGGTGCCAAGCCGCGGATTGGGTCGCGTGGGACGGCCAAGGTCTATGGCCGCTGGGCGCCGCTCAGCTATGTCCTGTTAAGGCGGCCGATCTCCAGTCTGCGTCAATATCTGGGCCTATGA
- a CDS encoding glycine zipper 2TM domain-containing protein: MKKYIAAAVLAALAVPAGPALADPPPWAPAHGKRAKDRGLYDGNGRYYEPRRLSHGDRIWRSKDGRYHCRRENGTTGLIIGAAVGALVGRELDGGRDRTVGTIIGAAGGGLLGRAIDRGELKCR; the protein is encoded by the coding sequence ATGAAGAAATATATTGCCGCCGCGGTCCTTGCCGCGCTCGCCGTACCCGCTGGTCCGGCGCTCGCCGACCCGCCGCCGTGGGCGCCCGCGCACGGCAAGCGCGCCAAGGATCGCGGCCTCTACGACGGAAATGGGCGCTACTATGAGCCCAGGCGGCTTTCGCACGGCGATCGCATCTGGCGGAGCAAGGATGGCCGTTACCATTGCCGCCGCGAGAATGGCACGACCGGGCTCATCATCGGCGCTGCCGTCGGGGCGCTCGTCGGGCGCGAACTCGATGGCGGCCGCGACCGCACGGTCGGGACGATCATCGGCGCGGCAGGCGGCGGTCTGCTCGGACGGGCAATCGATCGCGGCGAACTCAAATGCCGTTGA
- a CDS encoding CtrA inhibitor SciP: protein MLEFTTRPTSVAGPVGPLTMDDLPSPTAAYWVARRKAELLAAIDGGLIGLDEACKRYRLSGEELEAWRRTIRRAGIPGLRVTKARRGPERTSG from the coding sequence GTGCTCGAATTTACGACGCGGCCGACTTCGGTCGCAGGTCCGGTCGGGCCGCTCACGATGGACGATCTGCCGTCACCGACGGCTGCCTATTGGGTTGCGCGCCGCAAGGCGGAGCTGCTTGCCGCGATCGATGGCGGACTGATCGGGCTCGATGAGGCCTGCAAACGGTATCGCCTCAGCGGCGAGGAATTGGAGGCTTGGCGCCGGACCATCCGACGCGCGGGGATACCTGGCCTTCGTGTGACGAAGGCGCGACGCGGGCCAGAGCGGACTTCAGGATAG
- a CDS encoding efflux RND transporter periplasmic adaptor subunit — protein sequence MTEDRDYQAPATSGKRRNYYIAGAAILLVGVFAVSQSGAFDRKVQWSDDGRVAKAPAAQAAAAPAAVAKVAEPVGEVRGIVKAKNEAVIASRITARITSMPYGEGKSFGKGALLASFDCSQTKAQLNAANAAAAAYRKTYETNAELDQYEAVGKNEVAVSQANMNKAVAEAAAVSAQLTDCAVYAPFAGTVVEEIAHAREVAASGQPLLKIQSGGNLEIELIVPSRWLTWLKPGAAFRFKIDETGQEAAGVVTRFGASVDAVSKTIRVTADITEQSGLVLPGMSGSALFPQAENAAATAPLKAPVADAKSS from the coding sequence ATGACCGAAGATCGAGATTATCAGGCTCCCGCGACAAGCGGAAAGCGCCGGAACTATTATATCGCCGGTGCCGCCATATTGCTCGTCGGTGTATTCGCCGTGTCGCAAAGCGGCGCCTTCGACCGCAAGGTGCAATGGTCCGACGACGGCCGCGTCGCCAAGGCGCCAGCCGCGCAGGCGGCCGCTGCGCCGGCCGCGGTCGCCAAGGTGGCGGAGCCGGTCGGCGAGGTTCGCGGCATCGTCAAGGCGAAGAACGAAGCGGTCATCGCCTCGCGTATTACCGCGCGGATCACGTCGATGCCCTATGGCGAGGGCAAATCCTTTGGCAAAGGCGCGCTGCTCGCCAGTTTCGACTGTTCGCAGACGAAAGCGCAGCTCAACGCAGCAAATGCCGCCGCCGCTGCATATCGCAAAACCTATGAAACCAACGCCGAACTCGACCAATATGAGGCGGTTGGCAAGAATGAGGTCGCGGTGTCGCAGGCCAATATGAACAAGGCGGTCGCCGAGGCCGCCGCGGTGTCGGCGCAGTTGACCGATTGCGCGGTCTATGCGCCCTTTGCGGGCACGGTGGTCGAGGAAATCGCGCATGCCCGTGAAGTCGCCGCCAGCGGCCAGCCGCTGCTCAAGATCCAGAGCGGCGGCAATCTGGAAATCGAACTGATAGTCCCCAGCCGCTGGCTGACTTGGTTGAAGCCGGGCGCCGCGTTCCGGTTCAAGATCGACGAAACGGGTCAGGAAGCCGCCGGCGTCGTGACGCGCTTCGGTGCGTCGGTCGATGCGGTCAGCAAGACGATAAGGGTCACCGCCGATATCACCGAACAATCAGGCCTGGTGCTGCCGGGCATGAGCGGGTCGGCGTTGTTCCCTCAGGCGGAAAACGCGGCGGCCACTGCTCCACTAAAAGCCCCGGTGGCCGATGCAAAATCATCCTGA
- a CDS encoding TolC family protein: MKNVLFIASVSMAALLTGCTVTPKPLTASEIATTADRNIQAVDANQEPVSGPIDLYEAMARALKYNLDYKVEMAQEALKGRELDSARFDMLPQLVASSGYAGRSNYSGASSLSLLSGRQSLEPSTSSEKNVFTADLGLSWDVLDFGLSYVRAQQKADEVLISMEARRKVANRIIEDVRTSYWRAVSAERLLTKLGELETSVTTTLGNSERLAERRLSAPLTALTYQRELVDIQIQIRQLQRELVIAKAQLAALMNLKPGTPFTLVLPDRAEKLPDIKLSGEDMMMTALRNRSELREVSYRQRITAKELDAVLLRALPNFKAVLGVNYDSNDFLYNNDWLNVGARASWNVLNLFKVPAQKKAVQAQQDLLQQREMALTMAVITQVNVSRARFGHLSEELGSADHQYRVQEKIMYQIRSGFKAGAISQQTLLREEMNTLVSEVKYDIAYAAAQNAYANLFGSMGIDDFGPDISGTEDVAALSSSLKRLWQDRETALKLD, translated from the coding sequence ATGAAGAATGTCTTGTTCATTGCCAGCGTGTCGATGGCGGCACTGCTCACGGGGTGCACCGTCACCCCGAAACCGCTGACGGCCAGCGAGATCGCGACCACCGCAGATCGCAACATCCAGGCCGTCGACGCCAACCAGGAACCGGTTTCGGGTCCGATCGACCTGTATGAAGCGATGGCCCGCGCACTCAAATACAACCTCGATTACAAGGTCGAGATGGCGCAGGAGGCGCTGAAGGGTCGCGAGCTCGATTCCGCGCGCTTCGACATGCTGCCGCAGCTCGTCGCGAGTTCGGGCTACGCCGGCCGCAGCAATTATTCGGGCGCCAGTTCGCTGTCGCTGCTGTCGGGCCGCCAGTCGCTGGAACCGTCGACCTCGTCCGAAAAGAATGTTTTCACCGCCGACCTAGGGCTGAGCTGGGACGTGCTCGACTTTGGCCTTTCCTATGTTCGCGCACAGCAAAAGGCAGACGAGGTTCTCATCTCGATGGAGGCGCGGCGCAAGGTCGCGAACCGGATCATCGAGGATGTCCGCACCTCTTATTGGCGCGCGGTCAGCGCCGAACGGTTGCTGACTAAGCTCGGCGAGTTGGAAACGTCGGTGACGACCACGCTGGGCAATTCGGAGCGGCTGGCCGAGCGGCGGCTGTCGGCGCCTTTGACCGCGCTGACCTATCAGCGCGAGCTGGTCGATATCCAGATCCAGATCCGCCAGCTGCAACGTGAACTGGTGATCGCAAAGGCGCAGCTGGCAGCGCTGATGAACCTGAAACCGGGAACGCCATTCACGCTGGTCCTGCCCGACCGTGCGGAAAAGCTGCCGGACATCAAGCTCAGCGGCGAGGACATGATGATGACCGCGCTGCGCAATCGCTCCGAACTGCGCGAGGTCAGCTATCGCCAGCGCATCACGGCGAAGGAGCTGGACGCGGTGCTGCTCCGCGCGCTTCCGAATTTCAAGGCGGTGCTGGGGGTCAATTATGACTCGAACGATTTCCTTTATAACAACGACTGGTTGAACGTCGGCGCGCGCGCGAGCTGGAACGTGCTGAACCTGTTCAAGGTGCCGGCGCAAAAAAAGGCCGTGCAGGCACAGCAGGACCTGTTGCAACAGCGCGAAATGGCGCTGACGATGGCAGTGATCACCCAAGTCAATGTGTCGCGCGCACGCTTTGGCCATCTGTCCGAAGAGCTGGGGTCCGCCGACCATCAATATCGGGTGCAGGAAAAGATCATGTACCAGATCCGATCTGGCTTCAAAGCGGGCGCGATCAGCCAGCAGACGCTGCTGCGCGAAGAAATGAATACCCTCGTGAGCGAGGTGAAATATGATATAGCCTATGCGGCGGCCCAGAACGCTTACGCCAATCTTTTCGGGTCGATGGGCATCGATGATTTCGGCCCCGACATCAGCGGCACGGAGGATGTCGCGGCACTTTCCTCATCACTCAAACGACTCTGGCAGGACCGCGAAACCGCGCTCAAGCTCGACTGA
- a CDS encoding tyrosine-type recombinase/integrase has product MGRSEFDYLPPRPAWNAGRKVGAKRPLKPRQIWAIRFHLDREHRLRDRALFDLAIDSKLRGCDLVKIKIGDLVAGGELRTRAMVIQQKTNRPVQFEIMSDARGSLLAWLERRGGSIEDYAFPSRIDHSAHMSTRQYARLVDEWVTAVGLRSEDYGTHSLRRTKASIIYKATGNLRAVQILLGHTKIENTVRYLGVDVEDALTLAEGIEV; this is encoded by the coding sequence ATGGGTAGGTCAGAATTCGACTATTTGCCTCCACGACCGGCGTGGAATGCCGGTCGAAAGGTTGGTGCAAAGCGGCCGTTAAAACCACGGCAGATATGGGCAATTCGCTTTCACTTGGATCGAGAGCATCGGCTTCGAGACAGGGCGCTTTTCGATCTTGCGATCGACAGCAAACTGAGAGGCTGCGATCTGGTGAAGATAAAGATCGGCGACCTCGTCGCCGGCGGTGAGTTGAGAACGCGAGCGATGGTGATCCAGCAGAAGACCAATCGACCCGTTCAGTTCGAAATCATGTCGGATGCTCGCGGGAGTCTCCTCGCTTGGCTCGAACGTCGCGGCGGATCGATAGAGGACTACGCGTTCCCGAGCCGCATCGATCACTCAGCGCATATGAGCACGCGACAATATGCGCGTCTCGTCGACGAATGGGTCACCGCGGTCGGACTCCGAAGTGAAGACTACGGGACGCATTCGTTGCGCAGAACAAAGGCGTCGATCATTTACAAGGCGACCGGGAATTTGCGTGCAGTACAGATTCTGCTCGGTCATACAAAGATTGAAAATACGGTGCGATACCTTGGCGTCGATGTTGAAGATGCGTTGACCTTGGCGGAAGGCATCGAAGTCTAA
- a CDS encoding HlyD family efflux transporter periplasmic adaptor subunit — MTAVAAVVPPSEVSIPPLRQELRIEPGAPLVNGAPSWTLFDPIKHAFFQLGRIEFRIFSAWANGALDDIRDRLADDGLDAEEAGEAVGRVVEFSLANNLTVLPMRDTVASFNSARNAQRKAWWKWMMDNYLFFRLPLVRPAAFLERTLPRVAPIWSPLILWSFAILAAAGLILVSRQWDAFMASFLFFFSWQGLIAYGIGLSAVKVIHELGHAYTATRFGCRVPTMGVSFLVMMPVLYTDTTAAWRLTSRRQRLMIDCAGVAAELMVASVATMLWVMLPDGSLRSIAFITATSSWVMSLGINLNPFMRFDGYYILSDMLGVPNLQPRAFALGRWRMRELLFGLGEPVPEEMPDTLRRTLIVYAWATWLYRLVLFIGIALLVYHIFFKLLGIILFVVEMGVFVMRPVMAELKQWSERRDAILASRRGRIIIVGTAILLLLTLLPLDRHVTAPAVLSPIGAAPVVAGDPARVERVLVRNGDGVKAGTVLVELSAPDLISAAAQSRVRIAQLQAQLDRGGADEKDLSDRAVIERQLATETNALRGLERRQTRLVLRAPFAGEVADLEADIHPGRWLGGAETIARIVTPDSYDVQAFIAEDDVGRVADGALARFVPNDPLMASRPAKLLERSASAVQWMDQPILASTQGGPIAVDEDPSKALKPHEALYRIRLIAARGAGPMQPIAGEVRIEAEGQSLAGRFFGYIARILRSEASLTG, encoded by the coding sequence ATGACTGCGGTCGCCGCCGTCGTTCCTCCCTCAGAGGTGTCGATCCCGCCGCTGCGGCAGGAATTACGGATCGAACCCGGCGCACCGCTGGTCAACGGCGCGCCCAGCTGGACGTTGTTTGACCCGATCAAGCACGCCTTTTTCCAACTCGGGCGGATCGAGTTCCGGATATTCTCGGCGTGGGCGAACGGTGCGCTCGACGACATTCGCGACCGGCTGGCGGACGACGGGCTGGATGCCGAGGAAGCGGGTGAAGCGGTCGGCCGCGTCGTCGAATTTTCGCTGGCGAACAATCTGACCGTGCTGCCAATGCGTGACACGGTCGCTAGCTTTAACAGCGCGCGCAATGCCCAGCGCAAGGCGTGGTGGAAGTGGATGATGGACAATTATCTGTTCTTCCGCCTCCCGCTCGTCCGCCCCGCCGCCTTCCTCGAACGCACATTGCCGCGCGTCGCGCCCATCTGGTCGCCGCTGATACTGTGGAGCTTTGCCATTCTGGCGGCCGCCGGACTGATCCTAGTGTCACGGCAATGGGACGCTTTCATGGCGTCGTTCCTCTTTTTCTTCAGCTGGCAGGGGCTGATCGCCTATGGCATCGGCCTGTCGGCGGTGAAGGTCATTCATGAACTTGGCCACGCCTATACCGCGACACGTTTCGGATGCCGCGTGCCGACGATGGGCGTCAGTTTTCTCGTCATGATGCCAGTGCTCTACACGGATACTACCGCCGCCTGGCGGCTGACATCGCGGCGGCAGCGGTTGATGATCGATTGCGCAGGCGTCGCGGCGGAACTGATGGTCGCCAGCGTTGCGACGATGCTGTGGGTAATGTTGCCGGACGGCAGCCTGCGCAGCATCGCGTTCATTACCGCGACGAGCAGTTGGGTGATGAGCCTTGGCATCAACCTCAACCCTTTCATGCGCTTCGACGGCTATTATATCCTGTCCGACATGCTGGGCGTCCCCAATCTCCAGCCCCGCGCGTTTGCGCTCGGGCGCTGGCGGATGCGCGAATTGCTGTTCGGGCTGGGCGAACCGGTGCCGGAGGAAATGCCCGACACGCTCCGCCGGACGCTCATCGTCTATGCCTGGGCAACATGGCTGTACCGGCTGGTGCTGTTCATCGGCATCGCGTTGCTCGTCTATCACATTTTCTTCAAACTGCTGGGGATCATATTGTTCGTCGTCGAAATGGGGGTGTTTGTGATGCGTCCTGTGATGGCCGAGCTGAAACAATGGAGCGAACGCCGCGATGCGATCCTGGCGTCGCGACGCGGACGGATCATCATTGTTGGAACGGCGATCCTGCTTTTACTCACATTGTTGCCGCTCGACCGGCATGTGACCGCGCCGGCGGTGCTGTCGCCGATCGGTGCCGCGCCGGTGGTGGCGGGCGATCCGGCGCGGGTCGAGCGCGTGCTCGTGCGGAACGGCGACGGGGTCAAAGCCGGCACGGTGCTGGTCGAACTCAGCGCCCCCGACCTGATCAGCGCTGCAGCGCAAAGCCGCGTCCGCATCGCGCAGTTGCAGGCACAGCTCGATCGCGGCGGCGCCGATGAAAAGGACCTGTCCGACCGCGCGGTGATCGAACGCCAGCTGGCGACAGAAACCAATGCGCTGCGCGGGCTGGAACGCCGCCAGACGCGGCTGGTCCTGCGCGCGCCCTTCGCGGGCGAGGTGGCCGATCTGGAAGCCGATATCCATCCGGGGCGCTGGTTGGGCGGGGCGGAGACGATCGCGCGGATCGTCACACCGGACAGCTATGACGTGCAGGCCTTTATCGCCGAGGACGATGTCGGCCGCGTCGCGGACGGCGCGCTCGCGCGTTTCGTTCCGAACGACCCGCTGATGGCCTCGCGCCCCGCCAAACTCCTCGAGCGGTCGGCCAGCGCGGTGCAGTGGATGGACCAGCCGATCCTGGCGTCCACGCAGGGCGGACCGATTGCGGTCGACGAGGACCCGTCCAAGGCGCTGAAACCGCACGAAGCGCTGTACCGCATCCGCCTGATCGCCGCGCGAGGCGCGGGACCGATGCAACCGATCGCGGGCGAGGTGCGGATCGAGGCCGAGGGCCAGAGCTTGGCCGGCCGGTTCTTCGGCTACATCGCGCGCATCTTGCGGTCCGAAGCGTCGCTTACGGGCTAG
- a CDS encoding SDR family NAD(P)-dependent oxidoreductase, with translation MTYDLNNKVAVVTGGNSGIGLGIAQELAEQGAKVFVTGRRQEELDAAVKAIGHGAIGVQGDVTRFEDLDRLYDVVQQHGAPIDILVANAGGGAFQPLGEITEEEFDRTFGLNVKATLFTVQKALALLRDGASIILTGSTSAIKALPAFSVYGATKAAIRNFARHWILDLKDRKIRVNVIAPGATETPGLKGLTATEEEWKSLEGGLAAGVPLGRLADPREIGKVAVFLASDASSYVNGAELFVDGGFAQI, from the coding sequence ATGACCTATGACCTCAACAATAAAGTCGCCGTCGTCACCGGTGGGAACAGTGGTATCGGCCTCGGTATCGCGCAGGAACTGGCCGAACAGGGCGCCAAGGTGTTCGTGACCGGCCGCCGTCAAGAAGAGCTCGACGCCGCGGTCAAGGCGATCGGCCATGGCGCCATTGGCGTCCAGGGCGACGTCACCCGCTTCGAAGACCTCGACCGCCTCTATGACGTCGTCCAGCAGCATGGCGCGCCGATCGACATCCTCGTCGCCAACGCCGGCGGTGGCGCGTTCCAGCCGCTCGGCGAAATCACCGAGGAAGAGTTCGACCGCACCTTTGGCCTGAATGTGAAGGCGACGCTGTTCACGGTGCAGAAGGCGCTGGCGCTGCTCCGTGACGGGGCGTCGATCATCCTCACCGGCTCGACGAGTGCGATCAAGGCGCTGCCTGCGTTCAGTGTCTATGGCGCGACGAAAGCGGCGATCCGCAACTTCGCGCGCCACTGGATCCTCGACCTCAAGGATCGCAAGATCCGCGTCAATGTGATCGCACCCGGCGCGACCGAAACGCCCGGACTCAAGGGTCTGACTGCGACGGAAGAAGAATGGAAAAGCCTCGAAGGCGGTCTCGCCGCGGGCGTCCCGCTCGGGCGCCTCGCCGATCCGCGCGAAATCGGGAAGGTTGCGGTGTTCCTCGCATCGGATGCCTCGAGCTACGTCAACGGCGCCGAATTGTTCGTCGACGGGGGCTTCGCGCAAATCTGA
- a CDS encoding LysR family transcriptional regulator: MQDLNDLRYFDAVVTNGGFAPAGRALRLPKSKLSRRIAALEERLGARLIERSSRRFRVTDIGLAFHAQAQLAVAAAERAEALVEASLSEPRGTVRMSCPTGLVSIVADLLPDFLALYPKGHVRIVAADRPVDIIAERIDVALRVRVKLDSDAALTMRTLAHSRRILIASPALANRIAGRGIEVLGNLPTLSSSGEDGEVTWRLEGPEGAIENIRHTPRLSCGDFTAIRAAALAGLGIAMLPDHACAAELRAGTLVHVLPEWRSEDGIVHLVFTTRTGLPPLVRAWIDHLAKGFKNPELFAER, from the coding sequence ATGCAGGACCTCAACGATCTGCGCTATTTCGACGCGGTGGTGACAAACGGCGGCTTCGCTCCCGCGGGCCGTGCGCTGCGCCTTCCCAAGTCGAAGCTCAGCCGCCGCATCGCCGCACTCGAAGAGCGGTTGGGCGCGCGCCTGATCGAACGCTCGTCGCGACGCTTTCGAGTCACCGACATCGGCCTCGCCTTCCACGCGCAGGCCCAACTCGCAGTCGCCGCTGCCGAGCGCGCCGAGGCGCTGGTCGAGGCGAGCCTGTCCGAACCGCGCGGCACCGTCCGCATGTCGTGCCCGACCGGGCTGGTATCGATCGTCGCCGACCTCCTCCCCGATTTCCTCGCGCTCTATCCGAAGGGGCACGTCCGGATCGTTGCCGCCGACCGCCCGGTCGACATCATCGCCGAGCGGATCGACGTCGCGCTGCGCGTTCGCGTCAAGCTCGACAGCGACGCCGCGCTGACGATGCGTACGCTGGCGCACAGCCGCCGCATCCTGATCGCCAGTCCCGCGCTCGCGAACCGCATCGCCGGACGCGGAATCGAAGTGCTGGGGAACCTGCCCACGCTCAGCTCGTCGGGCGAGGACGGCGAAGTCACCTGGCGGCTCGAAGGGCCCGAGGGCGCGATCGAGAATATCCGCCACACCCCGCGCCTCAGCTGCGGTGACTTCACCGCAATCCGCGCGGCCGCGCTCGCGGGGCTCGGCATCGCGATGCTGCCCGACCACGCCTGCGCCGCCGAACTGCGCGCGGGCACGCTCGTCCATGTGTTGCCCGAATGGCGCAGCGAGGACGGCATCGTCCACCTCGTCTTCACCACGCGCACCGGCCTGCCGCCGCTCGTCCGCGCGTGGATCGATCATCTTGCGAAGGGATTCAAGAATCCCGAGCTGTTCGCCGAGCGCTGA